AAAAAATGTACAATCAGTAAATAGTTTAAAatctttgataaaaacaaataacttaaCAGACCTTTGgagatattcaaataaaaatatacaacaatatACTTGGCGAAGAAAAGATAAATCACAGGCAAGTAGGATTGATATGATTCTGATAGGTTCAGAATTCATACCACTAGTAGAATGTTGTAAAATTAAACCTGCAGTTATTGATTCTACGGATCATCAAAGTGTTTTTATGAAGTTTAGAACAGGTGCATCAGAAAAGGGAAGGGGGTACTGGAAAATGAATAATTCTATATTAGAAGATAAAGACTACATAAAATTAGTTAATCAAGAAATGGAAAGCTGCTTTATGGGTAATCGTAATTTAAAAAACCTTGGTTTAGCATgggatatatttaaaataaagataaggGAGGCAACTATAGCTTACTGTAAATCTAAAGCGAAATTTACAAGAGAAAACTTACGaactcttgaaaaaaaattagaaattaaattgaaaataagagatGAACAAGAATCTGAGAATAACGTTTTAGATAAAGATATTGAAgaacttgaaaataatattgcaaaaatatatgaacaaaagTCTAAAGGTGCTCAAATAAGATCACGAGAGAAGTGGGTTgaatttggggaaaaaaataactCGTACTTTTTAGGGTTAGAAAAACAGAGACAGGTAAAAAAgtcaatcaataaattaaaagggGAAAATGGAGAGATTTTAACGGATCaaagtgatatactttgtaatattagagaatattataaaaagttataCTCGACGCAAAGCCCTGATAAAAAAGCAagcgacaaatatatatttgagacAAAACTTGATaaagaaatggataaaaatgataaatcaatTTGCGATGGGGATATTACAGTAGAAGAATGCTCAAAtgctatttataaaatgaaacttaataaaTCCCCTGGATTAGATGGTTTAACAGttgaattttatagaaaattttggGAAAATTTAAAGTTCATAGTAGTAAACATTCTTAATATTGGATACAAAGATCAAACACTTACATATTCACAGCGTACAAGTGTATTAAcgcttttatttaaaaaaggtgaTCCATTGTCACTAGATAATTACCGTCCtatttctcttttaaatatTGACATGAAACTTCTATCGTACGCTCTAGCACAacgattgaaaaaaatcttaccaAAATTGATTAAAGAAGATCAGACTGgatatgttaaaaatagatttattggtTTTAATCTTAGACAGATACAAGATATTATAGATTTTActgatttatacaaaattgaGGGGGCTATAGtctttgttgatttttctaaaGCGTTTGACTCTCTAGAAtggaattttatgttttcagttttaaaacattttggatttaatgaatcttttataaGATGGGTTAAGACTTTATATAGCGATATTCAAACATGTGTAATGAATAATGGTTGGATATCTGAAGTCTTTAAAAACACAAGAGGTATACGTCAAGGGTGTCCTTTATctgcattattatttgttttatctgtGGAAATTATGGCTTCAAGATTAAGAAGCAATACTGATTTCAAAGGTATCAGAGTCAAATTAGATAGCAAAAATCATACTATAAAAATTTCGCAACTGGCAGATGATActactttattttgttgttctaAATATGATGTTCAAGTAGCTatgaatgaaattgaaatttttggttcttattCAGGGctgaaattaaatagaaataaaacagagGGGTTGTGGGTAGGAAAACTTAAATCTTGTAAAGACAAAATTGAGGGAATCAACTGGAGCAATGGACCAGTTAAAACTCTTGGCATTTACTTTGGGCATTGTCCAGAGGAATGTGAAAAACTAAATTGggaaaataagattgaaaagatgaataaattattttattcttggcgaaaaagaaatcttactatttttggaaaaattttgataattaaaacattaattgtGCCCATATTTACTTTTGTGGGATCTGCTTGCAGAGTTCCAGAgaaatttttaaaggaaatagaaaaaagttgctttaaatttatttgggaTAATAAACCagataaagtaaaaagaaattcaattaTTGGTCCATATGAAAAGGGGGGTTTGAATATGATAGATATCAGAAGTTATTTCACTGCTTTAAAAGCTATGTGGGTAAAAAGACTAGTAAATGATTGTGAAGGAGGGTGGACAATTATACCTAAACactatttttataactttgGGTCAAATTGGTTAGTGTTTCAAACAAACAGTGGGGATAAGACAGACGAAAGCATTGAAAACATCCctgatttttataaagatattattaaatGTTGGAAATTAACTGGTGGAGGTCTAACTAAAAAACCAGAAACATTtacagatataagaaaacaaatattatggaacaataaatttattaaatttgaaaataaagctatatttttaaaatattggattaaaagcgatcttatttatgtaaatgatatcATAGATGAAAAAGGTTGTATTTCTcaagacatcattttaaataaactaaaaaataaatcaaactggTTGGCTGAAATTAATTTAGTAAAGAAATCTATACCAAAAGACTGGGCAGTAATTTTAAAATCGcaaaattctataaaaagtattgttaatataaaaagaaaccaatttATATTGGATGGTTTACCTATAAAATTAGAAGCTTtaacaaataaacttttatataagtctctgataaataaaaaaattgaacaagCTATTGGACCTAAAAAATGGCTGCGTATATTTGATATAGATGATGTGTTATATCAAAACtatctttatacatttttattcagatacttaaaagaaaataaacttagaATTTTTAGATGGAAATTACTACAACATATTCTACCTACAAAGAAACTTTTATGCAGGtggaaaattgtaaacaatagttcttgtaatttttgtacacAAGAAGAAGATTATGATCACTTCTTTATACAGTGTccgtatttaaaacttttttggaataaaataaatgaagttttaaagaacagtaaaatatcttttaagaTAAAACTAAGACACTTAGTATTTGGATATAAAACTTCAGAAGAAGAATATTTTGacttaaactattttttaacaattgtggGTTTTTCAATTCACAAAGCCTACTACATATcagatcaaaagacaaaaaatgtcaatgttttctcaatttttctCAATGAGTTCAATAGAagagtatgtttgaaaattaaaagtaatgttttaGCAACTATTAGAAAACATATGAATAGTCATAGTATCTGATTAAGTGATATTATCTGATATATTATACATGATGTAAAACTGTAATATGTATTTTGCAACTAATCACTACCCTGAGTGATTAGTGGATTGTAACAGGGAAAATCAGGAGGAGCTTGGACTCCTGAATGATATTGTAACAagccaatatttgaaataaatatttatttatgttgttaaaaaaaaaaaaaaagaaaagtagaggatgactttttcacaaacaaaaaaataatatacatagttaaaaaaaaatctgaatatcTAAGGGACATCactaccatattttttttttaacctttacaagtaaataaaattcacttgtataagtatcctacaaatttacttatgtaagtttatttataatactTCTTCTAGTAAGTAAAGATTACATGTAGTACTCCTTACTGTAAGTaggtaatatttattatacattgtataatgtTAACTCGTAAAAGTAATTAATCTTGGAGGTACAAAATGGTATATTGCAgagtaattatctcccttagttattaatttttttaaaacttgaattaaTGTCCCTCATAAGTGAGACAACTGAAAGAGGGATCTCTAATTACAGGGTCAATTACGGGAATTGGCAAATAgcttattttcaatatattttaatagttgACTTTATTGCATTCATAAGAGTTTAATCtcaaatttgtcttttatttcctGACAGATAGTTCCAGGGTCTTCTTTAAAAGccaatatttaatttacatacTTAATTTCTACATGTGTACATTGTATGTGTTGCAGATTTCTTAAATGGTTCTAGggatggtaaaaaaaaagtattctctttttaataataaagttataatacattattgtacatgtaattgaaaAATCCCAAGGGGAGACCACTTGAAccttaaaagaaattaaaaattcaatttgacaagtaaatattatacatatacataatttaattttggaagtTACACATCTTCTGATtagctgacgttattttgttatgagcccatagacataattaagtcatgtgaccgtgacatcatcaacgtttttcatattttttctgtctatgaagaaatacatgtaacataaaaaattgggtgcacactgaataacgtgcgtagcgggttatttaacagtgtgcacccaattttttatgttatttcgaatagacagaaaaaatattagtcattccttaaatgatATACTGTAGATTCTATAAGTTAACATTGTCTCAGTCATTGGCAGTCattcttatttaaaattgagaatgggaatggggaatatgttaaaagagacaacaacctgaccaaagacatgaaagagcagacaacagccaaaagCCATCAATGAGTCTTCAGTGTAGCAAGAGACTCCCGTACCTGGAGGTGtgcttcagctggtccctaaacaaaaattattatagttcagtgataatgaatgtcaTATACTAAACTctaaaatatacacaagaaactaaaattaaaaatgatacaagacaaacaaaggaCAGAGGCTCTTGACTTTTGACCGGGGCAAATATATGACAGGTTAAACATaattttgagatctcaaccctcccctatacctctagtagaaaaacaaaaacacatcaaTTGACACAGtgaaactcagtttaaaagaagtcttAGTCCTTAGACAGAATGaacatacaaaaatgtacatgtaatttaatgTTACAATATATAAATCGGTGATGGAATAATGGTAacttacaaaattatatttcacaCACAAGGCTGAATTCCTTGTTCAGCATTATCATGATTACCATGTTTCTATATGTTCTGATATGTTgcgaaattttattttaatgcaaatgtacatgtatgttattattaaaatgaaaccaaagtattacatgtattagaattttcgttgatttcttgtaattatttgtattttagactatttatataaaattaagattatttaattatttttcaggctGTAAACCAGCATGGCAGAACAGCAAAGAAGTCGGGTGTTCCATTTAGCTCAAGTTAAAGATGGCGAAAGTGAAGAAGAACAGCAAAATAATATGTTCCAGTTAGCTCAGGTGAAAGAAGGTGGTGACGGAGAAGAACTAACAAATGTCTTAGTGATCATCACACAGAATGGCGTAACCCCTCTTAATCTGAATACGACCTCAGGTCAACAAATCGTAGTTGTCAATCAAGGTGATAAAGCCACACCCACTGTTGTGCTTAATCAAAATGATAAAGCGTTGACGCCTAGTAAAGCAAAAGTTGAGCCACAATTTGAAACTGATGATAATAATCCCGTAGTTTTTAAGTATGGGGATTCCCCTGTTTATCAAGATGTTAGTGTCCAAAcaactgaaatgaaaaaatacagCCGTGCTCTAGCAAACAAGAAATTTAAATGTCTGATATGTGGAAAGGAATTGGCAAATTCATCCATTCTTAAACGTCACATAAGAATACACACAGGTGTGAGACCATATGAATGTTCGTTATGCCATAAGAGGTTCACACAGAGCAATGATTTGACAGCTCACATGAGATCTCACACAGGGTCAAGGCCATTCAAATGTGAGGTGTGTGGTAAGGGGTTCACACAAcgacaaaatgtcaaaaagcaCATGCTAACACATACTGGAGAAAAGAATTATGAATGTGAACATTGTGGGAAAAGATTTGGGAGAAAACATCATATGGAAGAGCATTCCCGTATACATACAGAATCAAATATACGATGTGAGATATGTCAGAAAGGTTTTACCGCTAACGGACATCTTAAAAGACATATGAGAAAATATCATTTCGAAGGAGATGAAAACCTTAAAGATGACATCATGAAAATTGTACAGCATGAACAAGCAGAACAGGACATCGAAAACGAAATTCCTGTCGTTAACTTTGTATCTACTCAAGATGATTCCGTAGAGACGGCAACCATTGAAATCGCTAGCATTGAACCAGAGCCAGTCCCTCAGATTCTAACCATTGGTCAGTTAGGGTTGGACAAACCTATAGACGATGTCCCAGAAATTTTATATAGGTGTGATTTATGTGAGAAACAGTTTAAAGATTTGTCCTTTCTGGAACGTCATCTACGTCTGCATCTCGATGGAAAACTACATAACTGTAACATATGTCATaaagtatttaattataaagGCTTATTGAAGAGACACATGGTGGTCCACACTAAAGAGAAACCTTGGGAGTGTAACCAGTGTAATAAAAAGTTTACACAAAGTAACGATCTTAAGATACACATGAGGCTCCACACGGGTATTAAACCATTTAAATGTGAGTTCTGTCACATGGGATTTAACCAGAAACAACAACTGAAGAATCATCGACGTAAGCATACCGGAGAAAGACCTTATGGAtgtgaaaaatgtgacaaacGATTCAGTCGAAGGGATCATGCTAAGGCTCATGTGAAAACACATAATAACGATCATCTTCGATGTCAAATTTGTGCATTTACAGCTAGGAATGTTTTAAGTTTGCAGAAACATCTTTTGAAGCATGATGGTGTCGAAAAACTCCTGAAACCCAAAGACGATTCAAATATAGTTCGTCTGAGATGTAGGTTTTGTACGAAAACTTACAGGGACCCTTTCAGGCTTCAGAAGCATGAAAAACAACATGAGAATTCACGGCTATACAATTGTAACATTTGTAAGCAGACCTATTTTAGAATCGATACTTTTgaaaaacattgtaaaattcATGAGAAAGATGGTCTGAAAGCCATGGCAGTACGGAATGAAACTGTAAAGGAAGATACAGAAGAATATGTGGGTACCATGATCAAAATTGAAGTTGACGATACTGAAGAGGACTATGAAGACGAGAATAATATTTCTAATTCTAATGAAATGGAGAAAGAAACTGTCCCCTTTACTACAGTTGAAATGACACCAGATAATACGTCAACAGACAGTTCGAAAGATTTCGAAAAACAGTCCGTATTAGAAGTTGGTGTGGTCGATGCAGACGGGGAAATTGAGAAAGACCAGAACACGGCAGAAGACGATGAAGTTGCAGCCACTCAGAAAAACACTCTCTATTGTTGTAGCCATTGCGGGAAAATGTTACCGTGGAATGCCGACCTAGTTAAACACATGGAAACACATCTTCCCGACAAACCTGGTGAACGACCAACAGATGTCACTAAGACTGGAATCGTACAAACTACTAATGATGGGCGATATTTATGTAGCATCTGTGGACGACATTTCACCAACCTTATAGCATTACAGAGTCatattaaaaacatacataACATGGATATATCTGATTATGAACTAAATTATAAGGTAATGTCAAATATAAAGGTcatatttcttattattttcagacaaatctTGTCAGTCATAACCATGGTCCTCACTTACGCGTTTatgacaaacatgacaaaggaCTTTTAGAGACTCTTGAGTGAATTGTATCCCTTGTATTCATacatatgtacaaaaataagatgtggtatgattgctaatgacatgaatgagacaactcttaacAAGAAACCAATTGACTTAATTTAAGTAAAAATTTATATGTCACCATAcatcaatatatacatgtatatggccttcaacatgttcaacaatGAGCTAAACCAATACCATGGCCAGTTAGTCATTGTTAGTCAGCAATTAAAGgcctgaaaatgaaaaatgtaaaacaatttaaacaaatagcttatttacaaaataataaacaaacaaaaaatatgacattcagaaacagacaacaaccattgaattacagaCTTATGACCGACACATACAGAATATTAAAgtgatgaaaatattaaattacataaaattgaaatctAAGATTTTACTTCATACTTTATCAAAGTCTACAGTATCTAAAGAGgacaggttttttttctgcatCAGGTGTCCTTTTTTTACCTCATTTACTAATTAGCTTGATCgcaatataaaaatacaagcTGTTCagtttttcatcaattttggtATGAGTGTTACAAGGTTTGCCtgttttgtacaaatttattaGTCAAACACAATTTAATATTGGTCTCATTTGactttatgtttataaattaacatacatgtaactgtattgattaattgtttatttttcttattaaatAAAAGGAGAGTGAAGGTGTTGTCATGACTGCAGAGGAAATAAGAGACATTGAGAAACAGATTCAAGAAAACTTGAGATTTACCGGCTGTTACAGTGTACTAAAGAATGCATCCAAACGACATACAAAGAGTGTTAAAGGGGACGACAAAGAAAAGCCTATCTACCAATGTGAAATCTGTGCTAAGGTGGTGAAGAGGAAAGAAAACTTAGAAAGGCATCGAAAACTTCACAAAATCATACATAAATGTGACATCTGTAACAAGGTCTTCAAACAGAGAAACCATCTTGAGACCCACAGACTCATTAAACATGATACTAAAGGTAAGTTAAATCAGTTAAAGCATAtcatactgtaaaccaacaGATAAACTGCCAATACTTATCACTCTTTTAGCTTTTTCTCCCCCAATTCGCGTTTTGCATAAGTTGCTCACTAAAATAAGTTCGTTTAcagtagatataagaagatcgGGAATGAgcaccaatgagacaactcacaatccaagtcacaatttgtaaatgtaCACGAAAATGggtcaaagtacagccttcaacacggagccaaCAAAggttataacataaaaaaaaagatacatgaTCATGATGAGGAAACACAGAGGCATAAATAAAACCAGTCACGGTATAGTTATTTGTATCAAAGTAAGGCATGTAAGGTTTAATGCAAAATTTGTCTGAGACATACAATAAAGGCCATTGTGTAGGTTATTTCAGATGTGACAAAGCTAGGATTCATGAGAATGGAAAACATGAAGCAGCAAACTGGTtgtgttgtttttgtataaagATAGTATTAGCCCTGACACGTGTATTGTCTGTTATTGTCACTTTCTTGAACatgaatgttatatatatttaatggaatatttcaattttttaggTGGCGAACCCATCACCCCTACAATACATGAATGTGATGAACCTGGATGtaagaaatatttcaataaacgCTTCAATCTTCTACGACATCAGCTTATCCATCGTAAGAAAACAGAGGGAGAAAGTCAGGATGAATCAATGGAAGATGACGATATGTTGATGGTCTATGAATGCCGAAAATGTTATGAAGCTTTCATGTCGCTTGATGAGTTAGAATTACATGTTAATGAAAATCACTCAGATGACACAGAACATAATGGCAGCCATGATGATTCAGCAGAAGTGTCAaagataattgaaaatgaggCTAATATTTCCACAGGAGATGCAGTGCCGAATGAAGAAGAAGTTGTGCCTGTTGAGATAGATATAAGTACTTTGGAGACTGTTTCGCCTGAGGCCCGTTTAGAAGGAAACAATCAGTCAGAAGCCGAAGTCAATGCACCATCATTAGTTGAAGAAGTTTCACAAAATTTCCATATTGGAGGCAGTGCAGGTCAAGAAGTCATTGAATTATCCAGTGGAAACATTCCATTTGTTATGAACGACAGCCAAGGTCAAGAGGTCATTATACAAATTCCGCAGGATATGAACTCTGGCGAGGAGAATGTTTATCAATGTCAGATAGTTAAATCTAGTGAAGACAGGAGTTCTGAAGGGGTACCAGTTTATATCACACAACACATGGTTACAACAGATCCCTCAGACACGACAGGTACAATCACCATGACAACAGATCCCTCAGACACGACAGGTACAATCACCATGACAACAATTTCCTCGGAGACGAACACTTCAGATTCAATAACAATAGATTCATTGCACGACACAACAGACAATGATAACAATGCAGCTATCGCCATGGTTGCATTGTCTACAGACAGTAGTCAGTACATTGACGAGGATCATTCTTATATATAGTCATTATAGTGCTcaatttatatttagttttcttaggccaaatacaaatatatgtgtggttccagtgACCCTACCTTCCCCACTTTTTCATCTTGAAATTAGCCTACCCTAAagattttattgtcattttttcattaagcactgttaacatggttaaagtcagAATGATGCTcccatagactcaatgtaaaaaaaaacataaaatataaaaaaaaatccctaccttCTTTGTGTACCAACCCTAACTTTTTTCAGAtgtaactggaaccacacatatactattttatttggccttaaaaCCATATGTAAAGTGCAGATAGATTAATTTTTTTCGCAGCGTACTCATTGAGAATGTTAACGTTATTTATAATTAGATTTAAATCCAATTTTGAGATAATTGCTTCCAATATATGTTTATGCctacaaaaaaatctattttctgTGTAAACTATTTTTGCCTGCATTCAATAAAGCAGCTACAAAGTCCAACAAAAATGTCTGCCTATCTTTTTTTCTCTGCCAGGagatggaaaaaaaatttttttttgtcaattttgccTGATTGTTACTTATGACAATATATTGCgcgacatacatgtatactattttGGTTTGATCTGTTTGCCTGTATCATGCAAACATTAACActattgtatattattttcattccaGACAAAAATGGTATTAATTGTTGTGAATTGTTgacatgtaaattgtaaaataatgcCCATTTATAATAATTCACAAGTTAATACATCAAAATGTACAGAAgtgtaaaaaaacaactgaattttctttattacaaatttatttttacatttgggAGAAAATCTAATAGTGCTTACTGCAATGTAACATGATGCAGTTATGGTCAATGTTATTGAAAGTTAAATGGAAGGTTTGACCAGGAATCATATTTTAGGActaga
The nucleotide sequence above comes from Mytilus trossulus isolate FHL-02 chromosome 5, PNRI_Mtr1.1.1.hap1, whole genome shotgun sequence. Encoded proteins:
- the LOC134718620 gene encoding zinc finger protein 808-like isoform X2, giving the protein MAEQQRSRVFHLAQVKDGESEEEQQNNMFQLAQVKEGGDGEELTNVLVIITQNGVTPLNLNTTSGQQIVVVNQGDKATPTVVLNQNDKALTPSKAKVEPQFETDDNNPVVFKYGDSPVYQDVSVQTTEMKKYSRALANKKFKCLICGKELANSSILKRHIRIHTGVRPYECSLCHKRFTQSNDLTAHMRSHTGSRPFKCEVCGKGFTQRQNVKKHMLTHTGEKNYECEHCGKRFGRKHHMEEHSRIHTESNIRCEICQKGFTANGHLKRHMRKYHFEGDENLKDDIMKIVQHEQAEQDIENEIPVVNFVSTQDDSVETATIEIASIEPEPVPQILTIGQLGLDKPIDDVPEILYRCDLCEKQFKDLSFLERHLRLHLDGKLHNCNICHKVFNYKGLLKRHMVVHTKEKPWECNQCNKKFTQSNDLKIHMRLHTGIKPFKCEFCHMGFNQKQQLKNHRRKHTGERPYGCEKCDKRFSRRDHAKAHVKTHNNDHLRCQICAFTARNVLSLQKHLLKHDGVEKLLKPKDDSNIVRLRCRFCTKTYRDPFRLQKHEKQHENSRLYNCNICKQTYFRIDTFEKHCKIHEKDGLKAMAVRNETVKEDTEEYVGTMIKIEVDDTEEDYEDENNISNSNEMEKETVPFTTVEMTPDNTSTDSSKDFEKQSVLEVGVVDADGEIEKDQNTAEDDEVAATQKNTLYCCSHCGKMLPWNADLVKHMETHLPDKPGERPTDVTKTGIVQTTNDGRYLCSICGRHFTNLIALQSHIKNIHNMDISDYELNYKESEGVVMTAEEIRDIEKQIQENLRFTGCYSVLKNASKRHTKSVKGDDKEKPIYQCEICAKVVKRKENLERHRKLHKIIHKCDICNKVFKQRNHLETHRLIKHDTKGGEPITPTIHECDEPGCKKYFNKRFNLLRHQLIHRKKTEGESQDESMEDDDMLMVYECRKCYEAFMSLDELELHVNENHSDDTEHNGSHDDSAEVSKIIENEANISTGDAVPNEEEVVPVEIDISTLETVSPEARLEGNNQSEAEVNAPSLVEEVSQNFHIGGSAGQEVIELSSGNIPFVMNDSQGQEVIIQIPQDMNSGEENVYQCQIVKSSEDRSSEGVPVYITQHMVTTDPSDTTGTITMTTISSETNTSDSITIDSLHDTTDNDNNAAIAMVALSTDSSQYIDEDHSYI
- the LOC134718620 gene encoding zinc finger protein 808-like isoform X1 — translated: MAEQQRSRVFHLAQVKDGESEEEQQNNMFQLAQVKEGGDGEELTNVLVIITQNGVTPLNLNTTSGQQIVVVNQGDKATPTVVLNQNDKALTPSKAKVEPQFETDDNNPVVFKYGDSPVYQDVSVQTTEMKKYSRALANKKFKCLICGKELANSSILKRHIRIHTGVRPYECSLCHKRFTQSNDLTAHMRSHTGSRPFKCEVCGKGFTQRQNVKKHMLTHTGEKNYECEHCGKRFGRKHHMEEHSRIHTESNIRCEICQKGFTANGHLKRHMRKYHFEGDENLKDDIMKIVQHEQAEQDIENEIPVVNFVSTQDDSVETATIEIASIEPEPVPQILTIGQLGLDKPIDDVPEILYRCDLCEKQFKDLSFLERHLRLHLDGKLHNCNICHKVFNYKGLLKRHMVVHTKEKPWECNQCNKKFTQSNDLKIHMRLHTGIKPFKCEFCHMGFNQKQQLKNHRRKHTGERPYGCEKCDKRFSRRDHAKAHVKTHNNDHLRCQICAFTARNVLSLQKHLLKHDGVEKLLKPKDDSNIVRLRCRFCTKTYRDPFRLQKHEKQHENSRLYNCNICKQTYFRIDTFEKHCKIHEKDGLKAMAVRNETVKEDTEEYVGTMIKIEVDDTEEDYEDENNISNSNEMEKETVPFTTVEMTPDNTSTDSSKDFEKQSVLEVGVVDADGEIEKDQNTAEDDEVAATQKNTLYCCSHCGKMLPWNADLVKHMETHLPDKPGERPTDVTKTGIVQTTNDGRYLCSICGRHFTNLIALQSHIKNIHNMDISDYELNYKESEGVVMTAEEIRDIEKQIQENLRFTGCYSVLKNASKRHTKSVKGDDKEKPIYQCEICAKVVKRKENLERHRKLHKIIHKCDICNKVFKQRNHLETHRLIKHDTKGGEPITPTIHECDEPGCKKYFNKRFNLLRHQLIHRKKTEGESQDESMEDDDMLMVYECRKCYEAFMSLDELELHVNENHSDDTEHNGSHDDSAEVSKIIENEANISTGDAVPNEEEVVPVEIDISTLETVSPEARLEGNNQSEAEVNAPSLVEEVSQNFHIGGSAGQEVIELSSGNIPFVMNDSQGQEVIIQIPQDMNSGEENVYQCQIVKSSEDRSSEGVPVYITQHMVTTDPSDTTGTITMTTDPSDTTGTITMTTISSETNTSDSITIDSLHDTTDNDNNAAIAMVALSTDSSQYIDEDHSYI